TGTTCTCATCTTGTTCTCAATCAAATTTGTGCCTTTCAGACAGCTTGTCAATATTTAGGGAGAGGCAAAGCTGCTAAATGCCTCTCAGCACCCCCCAACAGCAGAAAACTGTCAATTAAAAACTTTCAGAAGATCTAATGTGGTGCTCTTTCCTGCTCTTTGCAGTTCATGCTCTCGTGTCCTGTTGCAGAAGGTCATCCTGTGGGGAGTACACAAGGGGTGTAATTGTTGCACTTTTAAGGTGCAAGTTTAAAAAGAATTGTGTCCCAGTTCTGCTTTTATACTCTCAGGCATGAAGGTATGTTTCAGTTCTCGGATTATGACATCTTCACTGTAAAGTATCTTACTGTCTGTTGCAAAGAACTAGATATTCCTTTGATGCTTTGTCAGTAATAGTGAATAACAGTCACTTCAATCATATTAGGAAAAGGTTTTAAATGGATGATGTCATCCTTTTGTAAGAGGACACTGTTATGTGTAATACTACCCATGTGTGTCTGCCTAGTCTGCCATTGGTTAGAAGAATACACTAGTTAAAGATGAAGAGCATTCAAACAAAATCCAAGTTATTAATCACATCTAAGATTTTTAGTTATGAATGGATCcttaaagcaaaatataagTTTAATTCATCAAATATTTGcttaaattaataataataagagCAACAATAATTCAGACTAGTATTACCTTTTGTGTTTCAATTATTGAAACTGTTTGTAAATTGATTCCCGCATTCCATGATTTTAAAGACCAATTTTCAAGTCAGACATAAGATAAATACAAGTAATAGACAACTGATTATCTTACCATGATTCTCACAAAGCATCGTTGGGCATAAGTTGGAAGGAAGTCCACAACATACTTATAAAGTCTTTCTCCATTGAAGGGTTGGTCAGGTTTAAGCACAACAGCTGCCATGCCTGTTCTTCCTTCATAGCCTAAAAACAGTTGAAAAATACTGACAAGTGGAGCATATGTGAGTCTTCTACGACATTTGGAAGGATATAGTATTGGTCAGAGTAAATATTTTGATGTTGTGAAATATATGTTTCATCCTGTCAGACATCGAGTGTGAGATACATGAAACTTACTGTCTTTGGTTctattcaattaaaaaaaatgtcacaaacCTCTTTTTATTAGTAATTCTGTATGGCTGGCAGTTGGCTGCTaggttttcttcctgccttgcCCAGTGTTAACATCAGTAACATAGTGGCCTAATGAAATCAATGTGACCCTTAGTTCAACAAAAAGCTGAATGCGCTTCCACAAAACTAGTGCAAAAGATGGACATAGTCATGTATGAGACTGCACTTTACACCATCTAGTGGCTATTGTACATTGTATGAGCAGTGCTGAGTGTTTTCTGCTCTATTCCACAAGCAGATTAGTGGCAAATAGGGGAAGTGCCTCTTAGTAAATGACAAGCAGCAAATTATGTTTGATgtgaagacagaaacaaaaccctttTAGAAAAGATATAAAAACCATAGTCCTTGCTTTCTCTTTATTCAAACACAAAAATTCCAAATGGAGAAAACATCTAAATTAGAAGAAATGAACTGCCGCAGTTAAATCTGCCCAGAATGAAAGAGCAGCTTTGAGGTGTGGTCAAGGCATTGGAGAGATAAGATATGGGTGCTCCTTTTCAATGAAAATTAACTTAGAGTTGTTTAATTGGTAATATACAATAAAGTTTGTTTTGGCAATATTTGAGAGTGAAGTTCATTTGGAAATTTGAAAGACTGTGCTATCTAGATTTTATTTACTCTACAACCAGGAATGAATGTGATTCCTAAGCTcttgaggttttattttgatgtaCTGCCATTTATTTTGATTAACTGCCCTAGCATTTGGTAGCAATAGCCCTTTGAGGAGTTCTTGTCAGCTTGTAGATGAAAATGAGATAAGCTTTCCAAGTTAGGTTGCAGGTTTATTTGCATGCTCCTAAGGATGCCATGTCTCTCAAATGAACATACTGGCATCTGACAGCCACCTGCTGATCAACCATTCAGATTCTGGctgtttgttcattttattttcatacatCCTCTTCCTTTGAATCCATTGTGTTTCCCATCTCTCAGTGCTAAGTGGGAGCTTGTCTCTTGATAGCTGCTTCTTCATGtgagtacttttttttaatactagaCTGTGTTTGTCTTAATCCAAAGGAAACATAGAACAGCTATTCAGCACGACAAGGTTTACCATCTTCAACCTGTTCATTTAGTTGACGCATCTTCTCAGCAATTTTCCACCTCATCTTGTAATTTAGTTGCCTACAGGTTTTCAGCATggtattttataattttataaagCAATTATTGTATACTTTAATGTGAATGGCAATATTctaattatgaaaaaatatgtatcttctAGGACTGTACTTACAGGATGGTCACAGGTGGTTTCAGACATGTCATTTTTTAATATGGCCCCTGTTCTgccatttttcaaatgcaagcCTGTAGCTTAAGAGAAGTCCTCTGTAGTTTATAACTTTGTACTTCTTACATCAGTGTTACAAGTTTTAATGCAGCTCAGTGTTTCTGCCATTCATTACAAAGTTTCAGTGTGTCATGTTtattaaatacagcattttatggaaacagaaatttcaaagcACTGCGGGTAAGCCTATATTGCCAAGTTGACACCATTTATTTGCTTATGTAAAAGTATGCATTCTGTTGCAAAACCAGGAAGGACAGAGTAggaaattactattttatttttatattctcaAAGAATAGGGAATGTCTTACTTTTTATGCTGTAAACATTAACTTCTTGGACAAAATCCATCATACCAATGATGTCTGCAACTTCTAtagtggcattttttttccctttccacctgttgaaaatattttaaaaaataaggtaGATATTAGCAACAAATTTTTATTCTATACAGGTCTCTGTGTGGAGCCTTACTTTTAATTTGGACTGCTGTCATTCTTAACTGAAGCGTGTACACAAATAAATCCTTTTCTGATTTAGTGCCATGTCATTTGAGACCCCAGACTTAAACTAAAGTGACGTCTGACtcaaatttgaaaaatgctaCTGTGTTGATGTGTACTTTGGTTGACTTTAATTGCAGTCcttcatgtttcttttaaagcaaaattgaTACTCACCAGTTTCAAGTCTAACATGTGTAATCCAGTCCTGCATATATGTGATTTCTTTCAAGCTCACTGGATTTACTGGTAACTCTGTACAATACCCAAAAGTGTCTGCCACATGGTCACTGAAGTAGAGAAAGACATCCTCATCCATCACTAGGAGGTCACCTGTGTTAAAATACACATCTTCTTTCACAAACATATTATGAAGGAATTTCTTTTCTGAGGCTTTGTTATTTCCCATGTATCCAGAAAATGGGGCATCCTGAGTAACTTGCACAGCTAGAAGACCAGATTTACCTGCAGGGCATGAAAAGGAGATGCAACACCCCATATTTACAGTGAGGTATTTAGAACATAAGGTATTCTATTAAAAATCTTTCGGAAAGCCTTACCTGTTCTACTCATATTATTGCTACATTTCCATAACTACCTCCTGAACAGCAGAAATATGTGAGTAGAAAAGGGAACATAATTTTGCctccttctcttctgaaaagGTGGATTAGGGAAGAGCTTTTTGGGCTATGGTGAACATCACCCTGAAAAAGCATTTGCCCACTGAAAGCGTGGctattttgtcatttgaaacAGATGCTGGTAGTCAAACAGTACATATGGGGACAAAACAGCACCTGACCTCTTTATGCTATatgttttcctgaagaacaGGCCTGCAACTGCTCTAAGCACTGTGCTGGTGTGGAAGTGCACATTTTAAGACATAACGTGCCTGTGTTTGGCCTCCAAACATCAAGGATGATAGTT
The window above is part of the Falco cherrug isolate bFalChe1 chromosome Z, bFalChe1.pri, whole genome shotgun sequence genome. Proteins encoded here:
- the LOC129734742 gene encoding long-chain fatty acid transport protein 2-like, whose product is MSRTGKSGLLAVQVTQDAPFSGYMGNNKASEKKFLHNMFVKEDVYFNTGDLLVMDEDVFLYFSDHVADTFGWKGKKNATIEVADIIGMMDFVQEVNVYSIKSYEGRTGMAAVVLKPDQPFNGERLYKYVVDFLPTYAQRCFVRIMDDLLQQDTRA